DNA from Cynocephalus volans isolate mCynVol1 chromosome 2, mCynVol1.pri, whole genome shotgun sequence:
CATACTTACATACCCACACATATCTTTATCTGTTTCTATATTTCTACTTACTATGTGTATTAAAACCCAGTAAGTTCACACTGACAATTTCAATTCCAATCCAGCAAACAGGAAAACATTCTATGCTTTCCACTTTCTATATTAATAGATAACTCTTTTCTCCCATAGTGTAAAAACAGACTCCTTTTAACcacaatatatttacttatttgtttagtCCTAGCATGTATAAAAAGTAGTTTCAGAAGAATTAACCCATGCCTCTGCAAAATAAAAGTCTAGTATTTGGAGATCAATGCTCATAATTACTTGGAGTTATTTTCGTTTCAATGCATAAAGTCCAAGCACTGTATTCAAAAATTCTTGGATTAGTTAACTGTttatttgtggtaaaatatatgtaacataaaatttaccattttaaccatttttaagtgtacagttcactgGCATTTACTacgttcacattgttgtgcaattaCCACCACCATCCATGTCCATAACTTTTTCATCTTCGCAAgctaaaactctgtacccattaaacaataactacCCATTCCTCCTTCCTCACAGCCTCTAGCaatcaccattctgctttctgtctctatgaattggaCTCTCctaggtatctcatataagtTAAATCATGtactatttgtccttttatgactggtgtatttcatttagcatatCTTCAGGATACATCCATATTGtaccatgtgtcagaatttccttcctttttaaggttgaataatatttcattgtatgtaaaaccccttttgtttatccatttatgtaCACTTAGgttttttccaccttttggctattgtgaataatgccgcTATGagatgggtgtacaaatatctgtttgagtccccgctttcaatttttttggaactgctggatcagaagtggaattgctaaatCATATAACAATTCTGTGTTTAAGTGTTTGAGgcacttccatactattttccattgtGGCggcaccgttttacattcccaccagcaatacacagagttccaatttctctgcatcctagcCAACAcacttgttttctggtttttttgttttgttttttttgatgaTAGCTATCCTACTGGGTGTGAAATCGTACCTCATTGTTTTTGAttatgcatttccctaataattggtgatgttgagcctttttttttttttttttttttttgtggctggtcactgtagagatctgaacccttgaccttggtgttattggcaccacctCTAACCAAGTGGGCTAACTAGACAGCCTGAGCATCtctttatcttttcatatgctttttgaccatttgtatatcttctttggagacatgtctattcaagtcctttgaccatttttggattggattgtgctatggtttgaatgtgttacccaaatttctttctttcttttttaaagatgaccggtaggggatcttaaccccttacttggtgttgtcagcaccatggtctcccaagtgagctaaccagccatccctatatgggatccgaacctgtggccttggtgttatcagcaccacactctcctgagtgagccacaggccggccccttacccaaatttcatgtgttgaaaacttaattcccaaATTTGTGTGTTGATGTTATTTGGAGGCGGGAcatttgagaggtaattaggattagataagcTCATCAGGGTAGGGATGAGTGCCATGATGGGACTTCTGGGtatataagaagaggaagagagacctgagctaccACACTCTtgccttcttgccatgtgatgcccttcACCATGTaataatgcagcaagaaggccctcacctgatgctggcaccttgatattgggTTTCACAGCCTCCCGGAAAATTAATTGGTACTGCAAAGTAGGGTTATTGCTATAACAGatactgaaaatgtggaagtggctttggaacgtGTTAATGCatagaggctggaagagtttggaggagcAGTCTAGAAAAAGCCTGTCTTGTTGCAAATGGAGCATTAAGGGAGATTCTGTTGAAGGTTCAGAAGAGAAGACTAGGCAAAGTCTGAACCTTCTTAGAGATCATTTGAGtggttgtgatcagaatgttgatagaaatgtggacagtaaggCCATTCTGTTGAGGCCTCAAATGGAACTGAGGAACAAGGTGTTTGATACTGGAGCAAAGATCATCCTTGTTACAAAgtagcaaagaacttggctgaactGTCCATGCCCAAGGGCTTTATGGAAGGTGGAATTTAAGAGTTATGAACTAGGGGccggtcccgtggctcactcaggagagtgcagtgctggtagtgcagaggctgtgggtttggatcctatatagggatggctggtgcgctcactggctgagcgtggtgcggaccgcaccatgccaagggttgcaatccccttaccgttaaaaaaaataagttacgAACTAGAACAtctagcagaagaaatttctaagcagcaaagcattcaggcttCTCTGCATGGCTACCTTTAACACTTATGTAAGATGCAACAGGAAGCAGAGTggaaaaatttggaaagtttACAGCCTGGCTATGTAAAGAGTGGAAAAGCATGTTCAGAAGAGTAAATAAAGGGTGTGGTGAAGCCACCTTTTCTTTGATACAGATATTAGTATGGATAGAAGAAAACCAGTAGCTACTCATCAGGAAAATAGGAGAAAGAccctaaaggcatttcagaggtcTTTGCAGCTGCCTCTCCCATCGCAGTCCCAGACTACTAGGACAGAATAGTTTCCAGGCATGGGGTCAGGGTGTCCTCcgtgggctcactgcccagggcccaCTCAGctctctgctccctgcattcTGGTTCAGTACCCCTTGTCTGCCCCAACCATCATTCAACAGGCCCCAGGTGCAGCTCGACCTATCACTCTGGAAGGTACAAATGGTAAaccttggcagtgtccacgtAGTGTTAATTCTGAAGGTGtccagaatgcaagagctgttgGGGGATGGCTTCCTACACCTAGATTTCAAATGATGTATTGGATGACGTGGAATCCCAGGTTGCTGTAGGTGGAACAGCTTCAGAAACTCCCCACTAGAGTAATGCCTGGTGGAGCTGTGGAATTGAGGCCATCCCCAAGACCAAGAGGtatagagctaccagcatgcaatgccagcctgggaaagCTGCAGGTGGGAGGATCCAACCTAAGAGAGATGAAGTGTAGACTCAACCTAGCCAAGCTGTGCGGGTGGAGCTGCCTGAGGCCTTGGGGGCCCAAGCCCACCCCACTGTGCCCAAATTTCAAGACAAGGAGTCAAAGGAGGTTATTCTGCAGCTTTAAGATTTATTGTTGTTTTCCCTGTTGGGTTTTGGTCTAGTTAGTGTctgttactcttttttttcttacctctttCCCTCTTTTGGCATGGGTAGTGTCTATCCTAGATCTGTCCCACCAttatattttggaagtagataattccTTTCGATTTCATAGGCTCATAGCTGGAGAGAATTTGCCTCAAGATGAATTGTGCCTttagtctcacccatatctggtTTAGATGATACTTTGGACTTTcaagttgatgctggaatgagttaaggCTTTTGGAATTTGGGATGGAAGGAATGTATTTTGCattgtgagaaggacatgaagttgggaggccaggggtgggatgctgtggtttgaatgtgttatCCAAATTtcacgtgttggaaacttaatccccaaattcatgttgatgGTGTTTGGAGGTGGGGCATTTGGAAGGTAATTAAGATTAGATGAGATCATCAGGATGGGGCCCCCATGATGGGACTGCTGGCTTTATAGGAGGAAAAGAGACCTGAACTGGCAtactcttgccctcttgccatgtgatgccctccACCATGTTATAATGCAGCAAGAAGTCTTTCACCATATGTTGGCACTTTGACATTGGACTTCACAGCCTTAAGAACTATAAGCTGAATTAACTTCCATTGCTTATAAtttacctagtctgtggtattgttatagcaacagaaaacagactaagacaggttGTTTGTTGTTGAGcgtaactatttttaaatgcttcattTTCTGTAAAGAAATGCTATTAAGcttttgagaaattaaattttagtCCAGGCTATAATATGCGTCTTAGAAATATTGTTTAGCAAGGACACCAAAGACATATTCTTAAATAAATAGTCCTTATTGACATGTTTTTTAATAGGAAGTTTGTGACCAATGTGTTTAAAGGCTTGTTAGAAGTGGTTTTCACATACATGTTGAGAAGATAAATCTCTGAATGATTCTTCGAAGATATGTTGTGAACTGCTTTATTCCAGTAAATTGAACTCTTTTCTGGATTGGGTACTCTGTAAGGAAGGGTTTgacatatgttttttaaaaaagtctctgACCAAcgtgttaaatttttaaaaaataaaatttaaaaaatgctaaatcgatattcattttattattagattctaaattatgtttcaagGGTCATACTAACACAATTTCTAGGTGATTTAACTTTTGTTGGCCAAGTAATACTTCAGGATGCAAATATAACTCTTACTTATCTTACTTAACTAGCCATCCAAGTTGCCAAAATCTTGAAGAAATAACTAAATTTAAAGTTGAATATACAAAACAATAGTGGTTTTATTATTAATCAATAATATTGAAACAAAACTGTGCTTACTTAATTCAATTTACTAAGTAAAAACTTTTAACTTAAAATGTGTTCTAtgagttttatttgtaatagtgaaaaactgggaacaacccaaatgtccatcagtaggtgGATGGATAATCAAATTGtagcatatgtatatatacaatggaatataacctaacaataaaaaggaatgaattattgtTACATGTGGTATGTGtggatctcaaaataattatgttgagtgaaagcaGCATGACAAAAAAAGTATATTGTGTGTTTCCCTTTATGTCAAACTCAAGAAAATGCAATCTAATCTATAGTTATAGAAAGCACATCAGTTGTTGCCTGGGAAAAGGATGTGCAGGGAAGAGGGAAGTATTGAAAAGTGGTATTTCctgataaaatttatattttttatattatttttccccAAGCTGCTAATGAAGTTAGCTACTAACAGACTGAATATTGAGACTAAACTACTAGTCTCAATATTTCTGAAACTGAAGGCCAGTTTCTATTCTTCTGGGACCATGTCTcatcttattttaattaaaaggctATTCTTTTATTCTGCTCACATCTATATTTTaaactatgtaaaaataaattttgataaatatctgCAAAGCCCTCTAACATTGTattactaaagaaataaaatatgcgTCATTCTATCTTTAATAcagaatagaattttaaaaccatatactaaaatcaaatgAATGATAAAATGTTGTAAATCTTTAATGCATAAATCCTGCATGTGTATTTCCTCTTTAGTATGTTTCTGACATGATAAAAAAAAGTAAGTTACTGGCAAAATAATATAGTCCATATATAAtgatgtataattatatatatatatataaataaaatataagtatcttagatgtttgtgtgctttaaCACCAAAGGCATATCATACTGTATCTTCAAATTTAACAGTCTGATGTAAAACACTCATTGACACATGTAACCATTTAGATCATAGTAAGTTTGAACTGATTTTTGCCTCTGAAATTCACATGATATTGTCCTTGCCTACAGATGGAACCATAGATGGACACAAAGTGAACTCACACATAGCTAAGCTGCAAGAGTTATGGAAATCTCCTCAAACAATTCACATCCCTAAATCAATGACAGATGCATCCTTTCTAAAGGTATGCTAATGGGAAATATTGATTGATTCATTTTCAAACAGAAGTATTTAAATACCAATACTTTTTGTATTCAGAGCTAACTTTTTATGAAGATAAGCTACGTAGAAGGTAAAGCACTGCAGATGACAAAGTATAGCCTGCATATTATCTAGGAGTCAAGAAATACCTGTTAGGTAAACTCATGAATGAATGCAAAGATTATAAATTCTCTATCATAAGAATTCTTTCAGGGTTTTATACTTCCGATCTAATTTATATTTACTCAGGAAGCTCAGTGCCCTGACCACACTGATACTCAACGAAAGTTCCATCCTAGAGATGGAAACCCAACATTGTAAAGATTTCACTCAAGGACTACAAAATTAGGAGAAAGCAAGTAAAAAAATGACAGTAAGGATTTTACAACTGTTGAGCTGTAGTACCCATTAAAGATCATACCTACTAGAAATATTTCTAGAGCAAAGTGAATTAGGGTTACTATGGATTTCAGCACACTGGTAAATTTTTCTGACCaacattttgtcttttctctggaTTTATTACATATTAAGTAAATctctgtgtatatacatatgcatatatagtgGATTCTTGCATTTTAAGTGAGCGTTAACTTCTAAAATCAGCAAGTACAATGAAAATCGCAGTCAAAATTACTTTAGAGATGAACATACTATCCCTCAGTATGTCCAACGCAGACATACATTCTTCTGGTGCTGGAAAAGATGTTTTTTTAGTTTAGACTAAGTAGGTAACTAGATTGCTTTTAGGTATCACGTTATATACCTCAAAAATCATATTGGGAAGGCAACGTGTTTTAGAACTTTTCTGTGCTACCTCCTGAGAGGCCATCTAGAAGTTAGGGTTGGGATATAGTGCCTGGTGCTTCATGTTTTTACAGTATGTCCCTTTTAAACAAAGAGGCCATGGTGCCCTTACATATTCTCTTATAAGAAGATGTCTGTGTACAATGTACAATGTCTATTGGAGTTGATTTTACAAATATGTGTTGTCTTTgtggctacaaaaaaaaaaaagagccacacTGAGGTATATGGGAACTAAGATTCGCTGACAAAACAGCACATTCACTGCTTCCTTGTTCCTCTAGGGCAGTGGGTTCTCAAACTTCACAGGGCATCTGAATCGTTTGAGTAGAATGGCAAGCAGAGTCACTTGCACTGTTTAAAtggccatttctttctcttttggccAAGTTAACATAGATGAATTTGCTTAGGTATAATGTACAGATGGTACAACTGTCCTGAACATTCATCTTTTCAGATTACGAATAATGCCAACCTCTGTTCTACAATGCAGATTATAAATCTTCTTATtctgtttgtgtatttatctgtttattcattcattcatttggtggctggccagtgcggggatccaaacccttgtcttATTCTGTCTTTTAGCATCCAGACCTCACCGTAGGCCAAAAGCGTTATCTGTGCAGCATTGCTAAGATTTATAATGCAAACTATCTGAGGACGTTAATGAAGAGGCAGTACATGCATGTGATTCAGCACAGCTCACAGAAGCCAGGCAGGTGCACCTCTAGTTGGTTTCTCACTAGTTCTTACAGTGAAAGCGTCATCTAACTGAGGTGATTTGTATGACAGGTGTCCTCACTCATCACAGGAGCCGCCTCAGCTCTCGTTACTCACATAAACAGCATTACCCCTTCACTACATGGCGACACCAACTGGAGAGAGAGGACTTGGGGCCTTCTAATATTGTAGCTGCATCTGCAACTGAAGTGTTCATACAGCATTCCCTTTGGCGACCAGTGAGAAACAAAGAAGGGTCTGTTTCTTATCGATTAAAAGGGGGAAAATGTACCCCAATTTTATTTCAAGGGGAGCTAAGTGATATTAAAGCTCGTGTTCCCTCATATGTTCACATTGCTAAATTCAGAATAGGTTGgacaaaaaacacaaaaggatGTTATCTTACTTTCTCTATACTAATTAGGATATGCCACTTCTTTTAGAACATATTTTATGGAATAGTAAAAATTTCTCGATCAGCTAGAGATATGGATGACTGCCCTTTTCAATATAATTCTCactcaaattcaaaataatgcaATCTCCAAAAGGAGAAGCATATGATTCCTTCTGCACAGGGGAACAcgataaaacaaaaaaggagaggaaaaaagagattcaGAAGCCTGAGTATTCAAACTGCACTATAATGCAAAGTTGGCTTTGCATTTCACAGTTAATAAGTCACAGGAGAATTTAGGGGCTGAGTCTCTTTGGTTAAGCtgacagctattaaaaaaatgtatgtggtCTTCTACATGCATTAGGCAGCTGTTCACTTTGCTGGCTCCATTTAAGATACTTCCTTTTCTCACAGGTTAAAAGCTGGATATGCATCTAAAACAAGATGTAAGTCACTGAAGATTTTTAGAAGAACAAGCAGACTTTTCATGGAACCTGGTAAATgtggaattaaaaatatatacacttaaaaatatctatgcttaaaaaatattaagcCCAAGTTAGTTTCATTCCTATTacagaagacattaaaaaatttagaatgtgATTTGCCTTTATTGCtccaaataaaaaagtaaacatgaaATGTAGTTTATGCTTTCATTTAAAAGAACATACTTCTCAAGGGAGTGAGATTCAAGATATTTCTAATACTAAATGAAGATATTTACAAGAGCAAAGACAGAGatttaacagaaaatgaaattatcagAACCCACAGCCACAAACATGACTTTTTCAAGCCATAGCACTTCTTTTATGAGATAATGCCATTTTTGGATGGACAACACATTTTGTATAGCATCTAGTAGTTTACAAAGGGCTATATCACTTAtactattttgtttgatattcaACAAGCCAAACAGGTGATATGATCAAAATTTTAGATGCAACTCAGACAAATCCAGGGTTTGAAAAGTCAGCATAAAGTATCCTTATACCATAAGTACAGAATACtgcaaaatgaaaaaggcaaaacaggAGAGACTGAATGCTCCGAAGTATTCCTCAGAATTGATAGAGTGGAAAGGATTATATGGAAGTTAAATAATTTCCTAGTTTGCTATAGTGGATAGGGAAGTGGGTAGGAAGTAAGGAACTTAGGCCTTTTGAAGCAATATCTCATCACGGTATGACAACCTCACCCAGCTCTGCTGTAAATATCATACTATGCCTAttcaagaaatgagaaaaagggcAGGGGAGAAGGTTAAGTCTGGTTCCAAAAAGAACAATTAGAGGAAACCCCAGGTGAGGGAACTGTCCTGAGAATGTCAAGAGAAGAGGGAATGCCAAGAGAAAAGATGGGAAGGAACTAAAGGAGAATAGAGAGACACAGAAGATATAACTTCATTTTAACTTCCCCCTAAccaaaagattttgaaaatcaaTGGGAATACAGGACTTAGTAACAAAGAAATTGCTATACAGTAACTTGGCTATAATACAgtactatgtattttattttaaagaataagagaTGGGGGGGAAGGGAGATGTGATTAAGAGTTTTGAAAATTGCAGGCAATTTGTTTTTGCTAggtgattaattttatttccaaaacaGACATTATAAactcttatttttccttcagtttcttcAAGTGATGATGAATCATacatgaatgaagaaaaaaaggaagaagatttACTAAATAAGTATATGCAATCAATGTCAATTGAAGAACAGGGAGAACATCTGATGAAAACCTGACAGTCTCGTCTTCTGTATTGAATTCAAACATTGGCCAACATCCAGATATCGTGCCAAAGATGGGGGGAAGAGGTTGTGAATTGTTTCCTGTCTACATTTAGGATAGTACTGTTATTCACTATTAAGTCATTAAGTAATTTTGGTTTGTTCAGAAGCTTTTATGACAATGTAGTTGGTCTGATATAGTTCCATGTACTAGtgatatatgtataataaaatttatgtgtAATATATGCTTGTATTCCTAGCTagatacaattaaaatttttttgtcacttaaaattgtttttttttaaatctgacaaATACAtcatataatttcttctttgcttACAATAAGTCTTAAAACAGCAACCAAACACTTGGACTCTTAGATGAAGTTGGGAGTAGTTGCATTAATGAGAGGATTCTTTACACTATATATTCACTCTAGTGTGCTTCCCTGCTAAACTTtagttttgctgttgtttttaaatattttgttaaaccTTGAAAAATGGGAGTAGCAACAGTTTGAAGAATCGCTGCTGATATAATATGTCAAATATgatatattatttagaaaattaaatctgAGTCCACATTTTGACACAGAATGTTGTAAGAGAAGAGAGCTCTGAAAGGTCATCTCATCTACTTCTTCATTTTAATACTTACATCTGCACAGTTTCATTTGGtctcttattattttgtttttaaaaaccacagGTTATCAAGAAAGTATAAATGAAAAGGTAAATGTTTTATtactggagaagagaaaaatgtatacaaGAGTCTAGATTCTTTCTCCTCATGCACTACTTTTGTAATAAATTCCAAATATCAACTTGGAAGATATTTACAAGGATAAATTTTTCTTAACATGTGACCATTTACTGTGTGGTGGACTTTTTCATAGAAACATATGCTGTAAACTAAATATATTCTTATAGTTTAGAAGAAGCTCAGAGCAATTATGTCTTAACAGAGAAGATGACATTATATTTTACtgcaaaatattataaaattggtACAATTTGGGGCTCTTAAATGTTTAATTACTTGATCTGAACAGGGgaatgaaaaaaaacccaaaaatcatCAAGACAGGCCTGCTTTAAGATTTTTTGTATTCAATTCGTTCTACTTTCACATCATCTCC
Protein-coding regions in this window:
- the FAM216A gene encoding protein FAM216A — encoded protein: MVTTKICKFAEGRKLSPHTACGPDTGEMPGWGPGSDWTECSSSSEPPAAAGTEGAGSGSAGHSYDKNSKSTDGTIDGHKVNSHIAKLQELWKSPQTIHIPKSMTDASFLKHPDLTVGQKRYLCSIAKIYNANYLRTLMKRQYMHVIQHSSQKPGVLTHHRSRLSSRYSHKQHYPFTTWRHQLEREDLGPSNIVAASATEVFIQHSLWRPVRNKEGLKAGYASKTRCKSLKIFRRTSRLFMEPVSSSDDESYMNEEKKEEDLLNKYMQSMSIEEQGEHLMKT